Proteins co-encoded in one Kocuria flava genomic window:
- a CDS encoding IS256 family transposase: protein MTAPSSIDPAQFLHEHLAQASPDLLREMLTTFVNTLLSAEADTVCGAAYGASSPKRVNSRNGYRHRDFDTRTGTIDVAIPKLRTGTYFPEWLLERRRRAESALTSVVATCYLLGVSTRRMDKLVQSLGITGLSRSQVSTMATDLDEHVESFRTRPLDAGPYTFVAADALTMKVREGGRVVKVAVMVATGVNADGHREILGVQSATAESGAGWLGFFRDLVARGLAGVRLVTSDAHAGLVEAIGATLPGASWQRCRTHYAANLMATTPKASWPAVKAMLHSVYDQPDDASVQAQFDKLLEMVEPQLPAVHAHLDEARADILAFTTFPKGLWRQIWSNNPNERLNREIRRRTDVVGIFPDRTSLIRLVGAVLAEQHDEWAEGRRYLGLDVLAKSRLTLVNTADTDQEDTTALGALSA from the coding sequence ATGACCGCTCCTTCCAGTATCGACCCTGCCCAGTTCCTGCACGAGCACCTCGCCCAGGCCTCTCCGGACCTGCTGCGCGAGATGCTCACGACCTTCGTGAACACCTTGCTCTCGGCCGAGGCCGACACGGTGTGCGGGGCCGCCTACGGGGCGTCCTCGCCAAAGAGGGTGAACTCCCGCAACGGCTACCGCCACCGTGACTTTGACACCCGCACCGGGACCATCGACGTGGCGATCCCCAAGCTGCGGACCGGCACCTACTTCCCGGAGTGGCTCCTGGAACGGCGCCGCCGGGCCGAGTCCGCCCTGACTTCCGTGGTGGCCACCTGCTACCTGCTCGGCGTCTCGACCCGTCGGATGGACAAGCTCGTGCAGTCGTTGGGCATCACCGGGCTGTCTCGCTCCCAGGTCTCGACCATGGCCACCGACCTCGACGAGCACGTGGAGTCCTTCCGCACCCGCCCGCTCGATGCCGGCCCCTACACGTTCGTGGCCGCTGACGCACTGACGATGAAGGTCCGCGAGGGCGGGCGGGTGGTGAAGGTCGCGGTCATGGTCGCCACCGGCGTCAACGCCGACGGGCACCGGGAGATCCTCGGGGTGCAGAGCGCCACGGCCGAGTCCGGCGCCGGGTGGCTGGGGTTCTTCCGGGATCTGGTGGCCCGCGGACTGGCCGGGGTGCGACTGGTGACTTCTGACGCCCACGCCGGGCTGGTGGAGGCCATCGGGGCGACCCTGCCCGGGGCGTCCTGGCAGCGGTGCCGCACCCACTACGCGGCCAACCTCATGGCGACCACCCCGAAGGCCTCCTGGCCGGCGGTGAAGGCGATGCTGCACTCGGTCTACGACCAGCCCGACGACGCCTCGGTGCAGGCGCAGTTCGACAAGCTCCTGGAGATGGTCGAGCCCCAGCTGCCGGCCGTGCACGCCCACTTGGACGAGGCCAGGGCCGACATCCTGGCCTTCACCACCTTCCCGAAGGGGCTGTGGCGCCAGATCTGGTCCAACAACCCCAACGAGCGGCTCAACCGCGAGATCCGCCGGCGCACCGACGTGGTCGGGATCTTCCCGGACCGGACCTCCCTGATCCGTCTGGTCGGGGCGGTGCTGGCCGAGCAACACGACGAGTGGGCCGAAGGCCGCCGCTATCTGGGCCTGGACGTGCTGGCCAAGTCCCGACTGACCCTCGTCAATACCGCCGACACCGATCAGGAGGACACCACCGCCCTCGGCGCCCTCAGCGCCTGA
- a CDS encoding maleylpyruvate isomerase family mycothiol-dependent enzyme yields MMASARIMEIFAHGQDVRDALGLPPAASPRLRHVAHLAVAARDYAFAQRRMDPPTEPFRVELTHKDETWTWGPADAAQRVHGAALDFALLATRRRHRQDCAVSAEGPDADAWLDVVQAYAGPPGPGREPGSAIR; encoded by the coding sequence ATGATGGCCAGCGCCCGGATCATGGAGATCTTCGCCCACGGCCAGGACGTCCGCGACGCCCTCGGCCTCCCGCCGGCCGCCTCGCCCCGGCTGCGGCACGTCGCCCACCTGGCCGTGGCCGCCCGCGACTACGCCTTCGCCCAGCGCCGGATGGACCCGCCCACGGAACCGTTCCGGGTGGAACTCACCCACAAAGACGAGACGTGGACCTGGGGACCGGCCGACGCCGCCCAGCGGGTGCACGGGGCGGCCCTGGACTTCGCCCTGCTCGCCACCCGGCGGCGGCACCGCCAGGACTGCGCCGTCAGCGCCGAGGGCCCCGACGCCGACGCCTGGCTGGACGTCGTCCAGGCCTACGCCGGTCCGCCGGGCCCGGGGCGTGAGCCGGGATCGGCGATCAGGTGA
- a CDS encoding AAA family ATPase — MQDVAGPARRARPSFRDTLGLLFKARFPVLYIESFEETRVLREISAIASDAEHVRTPRPVWTWSATQGLVDPEGKIPSGTNDAAKALERVLKHEEPGVFVFRDLHAHLGDGTGRPADVAVTRRIRDIAEAFQTGTAARVLVLVSPVLRIPPELEKDITIVDFPLPDETEIRQLLDAMIDTNASGGRIRVEVDEAGRERLAQAAMGLTLHEAANAFARAMVNNGVLANEDVQVVLEEKRQTIRKSGLLEFVPADVDLADVGGLQNLKRWLGKRDNSWMAAAADYGLPAPKGVLMTGVPGCGKSLTAKAVASAWSLPLLRLDIGKVFAGLVGSSEQNMRNAIRSAEATVPCVLWIDEIEKGFSGAAGNAGDSGTSSRVFGSFLSWMQEKSAPVFVIATANNVDVLPPEFLRKGRFDEIFFVDLPTAAERCDVWRLHLHKRLGNGNVATGLTIDDALTSRLADVTEGYSGAEIEHAVIAGLFDAFSERRPLTEEDLFRAVENMVPLSITQAEQIRAIRAWAAVRAVAATAGEDRTGYGVETPPGPDGPDEAGTTSTGTVVELPLSRGGRLVDF, encoded by the coding sequence ATGCAGGACGTAGCGGGACCAGCCCGACGGGCGAGACCTTCCTTTCGGGACACCCTGGGCCTGCTGTTCAAGGCGCGTTTCCCCGTTCTGTACATCGAGTCGTTCGAGGAGACCCGAGTCCTCCGGGAGATCTCGGCGATCGCTTCCGACGCCGAGCACGTACGAACACCGCGTCCGGTGTGGACCTGGTCGGCGACCCAGGGCCTGGTGGATCCGGAGGGAAAGATCCCGTCCGGCACGAACGATGCCGCGAAGGCCCTCGAACGCGTACTGAAGCACGAGGAGCCCGGGGTCTTCGTGTTCCGTGACCTGCACGCCCATCTCGGCGACGGCACCGGGCGCCCCGCGGATGTGGCCGTGACCCGCCGCATCCGCGACATCGCCGAGGCGTTCCAGACCGGCACCGCGGCGCGGGTACTCGTCCTCGTGTCCCCGGTGCTGCGCATCCCACCGGAGCTGGAGAAGGACATCACCATCGTTGACTTCCCGCTACCTGATGAGACCGAGATCCGGCAGCTTCTCGACGCCATGATCGACACCAACGCCTCGGGCGGGCGGATCCGGGTCGAAGTGGACGAGGCCGGGCGGGAGCGACTGGCTCAGGCCGCCATGGGGCTGACGCTCCACGAGGCCGCCAACGCGTTTGCGCGCGCCATGGTGAACAACGGCGTGCTGGCCAACGAGGACGTCCAGGTGGTCCTCGAGGAGAAGCGTCAGACGATCCGCAAATCCGGGTTGCTGGAATTCGTGCCGGCGGACGTGGACCTCGCGGACGTGGGTGGTCTGCAGAACCTCAAGCGGTGGTTGGGCAAACGTGACAACTCCTGGATGGCTGCCGCAGCCGACTACGGGCTTCCTGCGCCGAAGGGCGTGCTGATGACCGGCGTGCCCGGTTGCGGCAAGTCCCTCACCGCGAAAGCCGTGGCCTCCGCGTGGAGTCTTCCCCTTCTGCGACTCGACATCGGCAAGGTGTTCGCCGGTCTCGTGGGGTCCAGCGAGCAGAACATGCGCAATGCCATTCGCTCGGCCGAGGCAACGGTTCCGTGCGTCCTGTGGATCGACGAGATCGAGAAGGGATTCTCCGGGGCTGCCGGCAACGCCGGGGACTCCGGCACGTCCTCCCGCGTCTTCGGTTCCTTCCTCTCCTGGATGCAGGAGAAGAGCGCGCCCGTGTTCGTCATCGCCACGGCCAACAACGTCGATGTTCTGCCCCCTGAGTTCCTGCGGAAGGGCCGCTTCGACGAGATCTTCTTCGTGGACCTTCCCACCGCGGCCGAGCGGTGCGATGTGTGGCGACTGCACCTCCACAAACGCTTGGGCAACGGGAACGTCGCCACCGGGCTGACGATCGACGACGCCCTGACGTCCCGGCTGGCGGACGTGACGGAGGGGTACTCAGGAGCCGAGATCGAGCACGCCGTCATTGCCGGGCTCTTCGACGCCTTCTCGGAACGACGTCCGCTGACCGAGGAGGACCTGTTCCGCGCTGTCGAGAACATGGTGCCCCTCAGCATCACCCAGGCCGAGCAGATCCGGGCGATCCGCGCCTGGGCCGCCGTCCGTGCTGTCGCCGCGACCGCAGGGGAGGATCGCACCGGATACGGCGTCGAGACGCCTCCTGGGCCGGACGGACCGGACGAGGCAGGGACCACGTCCACCGGGACGGTGGTCGAGCTTCCGCTGAGCCGCGGCGGTCGACTGGTGGACTTCTAG
- a CDS encoding S-layer homology domain-containing protein codes for MFYKPIAWLAGKGVSGGWNTSRGKEFRPYGPVLRDQMAAFMYRLAASAL; via the coding sequence GTGTTCTACAAGCCGATCGCCTGGCTGGCTGGCAAGGGAGTCTCCGGCGGGTGGAACACCTCGCGCGGCAAAGAGTTCCGTCCCTACGGGCCAGTGCTGCGCGACCAGATGGCCGCGTTCATGTACCGGTTGGCCGCCAGCGCCCTCTGA